One region of gamma proteobacterium HIMB55 genomic DNA includes:
- a CDS encoding lactoylglutathione lyase-like lyase (PFAM: Glyoxalase/Bleomycin resistance protein/Dioxygenase superfamily~TIGRFAM: lactoylglutathione lyase) — MRYLHTMIRAADLDKTLSFFVDHLGLVEVRRYDSEQGRFTLVFLAAPDDADEAESKQSPLVEITYNWDPETYDGGRNFGHLAYRVDDIYATCQRLMDGGVTINRPPRDGRMAFVKSPDGISIELLQEGEALAAQEPWASMENTGTW, encoded by the coding sequence ATGCGCTACCTCCACACAATGATTCGAGCCGCTGACCTAGATAAGACTCTTTCTTTTTTCGTCGATCACTTAGGGCTGGTGGAAGTGCGTCGTTACGACAGCGAGCAAGGCCGTTTCACCTTGGTTTTTCTGGCGGCTCCTGATGATGCAGACGAGGCCGAGAGTAAGCAGAGCCCACTGGTGGAGATAACCTACAACTGGGATCCTGAGACCTATGACGGCGGTCGCAACTTTGGCCACCTTGCCTATCGTGTTGATGATATCTACGCGACGTGTCAGCGACTCATGGACGGCGGCGTAACCATCAATCGACCACCCAGAGACGGGCGTATGGCGTTCGTAAAATCACCCGATGGTATCTCTATTGAATTGCTTCAAGAGGGTGAGGCGCTTGCAGCGCAGGAGCCATGGGCGTCGATGGAAAACACTGGAACCTGGTAG
- a CDS encoding GMP synthase family protein (PFAM: Glutamine amidotransferase class-I) — protein sequence MHIGILKTDAVRSEWVGEFGEYPDMFVRLVGEADPEATFSTWDVEEGVHPTQDDIDSVDGFIITGSKSSAYDDKQWIRDLEGLIQKLHAERKKMVGICFGHQVIAQALGGVVSKSDKGWGVGINVYNLGGAPFEGGESGELKLIASHQDQVHALPPGAQNVVTNAHCENAGFVMGDHIFTLQGHPEFVPDYSEAIMAFRFDMIGGDRVAQGRESLETHQHEGAKVADWMIDFFSD from the coding sequence GTGCACATCGGAATTTTAAAAACAGATGCAGTTAGGTCTGAATGGGTCGGTGAGTTTGGTGAATACCCCGATATGTTTGTTCGTCTGGTAGGCGAGGCAGACCCTGAAGCAACGTTTTCAACGTGGGATGTTGAAGAGGGTGTACACCCAACTCAGGACGATATCGATAGCGTTGATGGCTTTATCATCACTGGCAGCAAAAGCTCAGCCTACGATGACAAGCAGTGGATTCGAGACCTTGAGGGTCTCATCCAGAAATTACACGCCGAGCGAAAGAAGATGGTGGGCATCTGTTTTGGCCATCAGGTGATTGCGCAGGCACTGGGTGGCGTAGTGTCAAAATCGGATAAAGGCTGGGGTGTAGGTATTAATGTTTACAACCTCGGAGGTGCTCCCTTCGAGGGTGGCGAGTCGGGTGAACTCAAACTCATTGCGTCCCACCAAGATCAAGTACATGCCTTACCGCCCGGAGCACAAAACGTCGTCACCAATGCGCATTGTGAGAACGCGGGATTTGTCATGGGCGACCATATTTTTACCCTCCAGGGACACCCCGAGTTCGTGCCCGATTACTCCGAAGCCATCATGGCCTTCCGCTTCGATATGATTGGCGGCGACCGTGTTGCCCAGGGCCGAGAGTCGCTAGAGACGCATCAGCATGAAGGCGCCAAAGTTGCCGATTGGATGATCGATTTCTTCTCAGATTAA
- a CDS encoding Protein of unknown function (DUF1653) (PFAM: Protein of unknown function (DUF1653)) — translation MTKAPKPGPYKHYKRGDDYTVIDIAYHSETEETLVLYRAEYGERQLWVRPLEMFVESVEIEGQEVPRFRYVGD, via the coding sequence ATGACTAAGGCGCCAAAGCCCGGTCCGTACAAGCACTACAAGCGTGGGGATGATTATACGGTCATCGATATTGCTTATCACTCGGAAACCGAGGAAACCCTCGTTCTCTACCGTGCTGAGTATGGCGAGCGCCAACTTTGGGTGAGACCGCTTGAGATGTTTGTTGAGTCTGTAGAGATAGAGGGTCAAGAAGTACCGCGTTTTCGGTACGTCGGTGACTGA
- a CDS encoding flagella basal body P-ring formation protein FlgA (TIGRFAM: flagella basal body P-ring formation protein FlgA), with protein MTKRMTMYASTLMGFGLALVAGAAFAGQSVSSIAAAAALHAEARAVEQGYNGVAVDLRPLDARIQLAACTKPLQVTTASERALGPVSMSVSCNHPSAWRVQVRGSVSAVAELPVLALPVNRGDVIGSGDIELRQQRITRDLVGYLSDEQDIVGKEARKNLVVGSRLRKSDLISPQIIDRGQTVALVAQSAGLVVNMKGKALSNGAAGDRLMVKNLSSGRRIEGLVQRNGTVLIQ; from the coding sequence ATGACAAAACGAATGACAATGTACGCTTCGACGTTAATGGGTTTTGGCCTCGCACTTGTTGCAGGCGCAGCGTTTGCGGGACAGTCGGTCTCGTCAATCGCAGCGGCGGCGGCTTTGCATGCAGAAGCGCGGGCAGTTGAGCAAGGGTATAACGGCGTTGCCGTTGATCTACGACCACTCGACGCTCGCATTCAGCTTGCCGCCTGCACAAAACCTCTGCAGGTAACAACCGCTAGTGAGCGAGCACTGGGACCTGTGAGCATGAGCGTAAGCTGTAATCATCCAAGCGCCTGGCGGGTTCAGGTGAGAGGCTCTGTGAGCGCCGTCGCAGAGTTGCCCGTCCTCGCACTACCGGTAAACCGCGGTGATGTTATTGGCTCAGGTGATATCGAGTTGCGGCAGCAACGCATTACACGTGATCTCGTTGGGTATCTAAGCGATGAGCAGGATATTGTGGGTAAAGAGGCGCGTAAGAATCTGGTTGTGGGCAGCAGGTTACGAAAATCTGACCTTATTTCCCCGCAAATTATCGATCGCGGACAAACCGTGGCGCTGGTCGCTCAAAGTGCCGGCCTGGTGGTGAACATGAAAGGCAAGGCTTTATCGAATGGCGCTGCTGGGGATCGTCTCATGGTCAAGAATCTCAGCTCTGGGCGACGTATCGAAGGACTTGTTCAGCGGAACGGCACAGTGCTGATTCAGTAA
- a CDS encoding PAP2 superfamily protein (PFAM: PAP2 superfamily) produces the protein MIPATGLKTSLLSLSLLQQIDLALFNKVFGYGKARQALTHTALAVSKSGDGYAQLLSPFIVWLSGSVLAPTYAFALLIAFSIERCSYYVLKNSLKRLRPCDLRPSIHSLIVASDKFSFPSGHTSAAFCLCVMTSLVFGGVASVLFIWAVAVGLSRVIVGVHFPGDIVAGALLGSSVALGTASLLSLW, from the coding sequence ATGATTCCTGCGACTGGACTAAAAACAAGCTTGCTTAGTTTGTCATTGCTACAGCAAATAGACCTAGCCTTATTTAACAAAGTATTTGGCTACGGCAAGGCGCGACAGGCGCTAACCCATACTGCACTGGCAGTTTCCAAGAGTGGGGATGGGTACGCGCAACTGCTCTCACCTTTCATTGTTTGGCTATCAGGGTCGGTACTCGCGCCCACGTATGCTTTCGCGCTTTTGATAGCGTTCAGCATCGAGCGATGTAGCTATTACGTTCTGAAGAACTCGCTAAAGCGCCTCAGGCCCTGCGATTTGAGACCCAGCATTCATTCACTTATCGTGGCTTCTGACAAGTTCAGCTTCCCATCAGGCCATACCTCGGCCGCATTCTGCCTCTGTGTCATGACCTCGTTAGTGTTTGGCGGAGTGGCGAGCGTCCTATTCATATGGGCAGTTGCCGTAGGCTTGTCGCGCGTCATTGTGGGTGTTCACTTTCCCGGTGATATCGTTGCAGGTGCGCTCCTAGGATCAAGCGTGGCTTTGGGTACCGCCTCCCTTCTGAGCCTCTGGTAA
- a CDS encoding FlgN protein (PFAM: FlgN protein), producing MMFNADSHASSAEAISEALAHELETLTQVVETLDIEHEALMGSDAERLEQAVAAKQRAIAAHAQARHAREALGLKDNLQQQVESHPGFFNGLKDAALADIEALRENGARSKNANQRNGMLIAGLRERTRTALGLLRPDAANVTLYGQRGSADDTMGSRLLGSA from the coding sequence ATGATGTTTAACGCTGACAGCCACGCATCAAGCGCCGAAGCCATTTCAGAAGCACTGGCTCATGAGCTTGAGACGCTGACCCAAGTGGTCGAGACCCTCGATATCGAGCATGAAGCGCTCATGGGGTCGGATGCTGAGCGACTCGAGCAAGCAGTGGCGGCGAAGCAGCGAGCCATCGCGGCGCATGCTCAAGCACGTCACGCACGCGAGGCATTAGGGCTTAAAGACAACCTTCAACAGCAAGTCGAGTCTCACCCGGGCTTTTTCAATGGCCTAAAGGACGCTGCACTGGCAGATATTGAGGCGCTCCGTGAGAACGGTGCTCGCAGCAAAAACGCTAATCAACGAAACGGCATGCTCATTGCAGGCTTGCGAGAGCGCACGCGCACAGCCTTGGGGTTGTTAAGACCAGATGCGGCAAACGTCACCCTCTACGGTCAGCGCGGATCCGCCGACGACACAATGGGCTCGCGCCTACTTGGTAGTGCCTGA
- a CDS encoding flagellar biosynthesis anti-sigma factor FlgM (PFAM: Anti-sigma-28 factor, FlgM~TIGRFAM: flagellar biosynthesis anti-sigma factor FlgM): MSPIDTSGIKTSLRIDPERPDTRVRGDENASSSSVASKPADSVQLTDTAARLAELQAEVAAADGVDIERVEAIRQQIADGSYEVDADRIADALMTMEQELL, encoded by the coding sequence ATGAGCCCTATAGACACATCAGGAATTAAGACGAGCTTGCGCATCGATCCCGAGCGCCCAGACACTCGCGTTCGTGGTGATGAGAACGCGTCGTCTAGCTCAGTGGCTTCAAAGCCAGCAGATTCAGTACAACTCACCGATACCGCTGCTCGATTGGCGGAGCTTCAAGCGGAAGTCGCCGCTGCAGACGGCGTCGATATCGAGCGGGTCGAGGCGATTCGCCAGCAAATTGCCGATGGCAGCTACGAAGTCGACGCTGACCGAATTGCGGACGCACTCATGACCATGGAGCAAGAGCTGCTGTAA
- a CDS encoding DNA recombination-dependent growth factor C (PFAM: Putative exonuclease, RdgC), producing MWFRNARPYKLPGRLGIDASELSQRLSRRPFVPCRPSQPTSSGWVAALSDDATDFVHKSGDYWLVRLQREERLLPASVIRSEVNNRIQEIQTGQGRRVQRKERLDIVDEVTQDLLPRAFTKSQHLEGLINDREGWVWVNTASAARAEDFLSLLREGLGNLQVTIPDTQKSPVVAMSQWVLNGGLPEGLSLGGDADLEDPHEEGGVVRARGVYLESDEIRSHIESGKQVVRLALSWRDQVDFVLDKDLSIRRIRFSDELKEVNDELHEDKLAQRDADCLLMGETLETLQKAITSEFGGLAND from the coding sequence ATGTGGTTTCGCAACGCACGCCCCTACAAATTACCCGGTCGTCTAGGCATCGACGCCAGCGAATTGTCACAGCGACTCTCGCGCCGGCCCTTTGTGCCGTGCCGTCCTAGCCAGCCCACGTCGAGCGGCTGGGTTGCCGCATTGTCAGACGATGCCACCGACTTTGTGCACAAGTCGGGGGACTATTGGTTGGTGCGATTGCAGCGCGAAGAGCGTTTGTTACCGGCCTCTGTCATTCGGAGCGAGGTGAATAACCGAATCCAAGAAATACAGACGGGCCAGGGCCGACGTGTTCAGCGTAAAGAGCGGCTTGATATTGTCGATGAGGTCACGCAGGACCTGCTTCCTCGCGCGTTTACAAAATCGCAGCACCTTGAGGGTCTAATCAATGATCGCGAGGGTTGGGTGTGGGTAAACACGGCAAGTGCGGCTCGGGCCGAGGATTTCCTGTCTCTATTGCGTGAGGGCCTGGGCAACCTTCAAGTCACGATTCCCGACACGCAAAAGTCACCGGTTGTGGCGATGAGTCAGTGGGTGCTGAACGGAGGCCTTCCCGAGGGCTTAAGCCTCGGTGGTGACGCCGACCTAGAAGACCCACATGAAGAGGGCGGGGTTGTACGTGCTCGGGGCGTCTATCTCGAGTCTGACGAGATCCGAAGCCATATCGAGAGCGGTAAGCAGGTCGTGCGTTTGGCCTTATCTTGGCGGGACCAAGTGGATTTTGTGCTGGATAAGGACCTGAGTATTCGCCGCATTCGCTTTAGCGACGAGCTCAAAGAAGTGAATGATGAGCTTCACGAAGACAAGTTGGCGCAGCGCGATGCTGATTGTCTACTTATGGGCGAAACCTTAGAAACGCTTCAAAAAGCTATTACGTCAGAGTTCGGTGGCTTGGCAAATGACTAA